A stretch of the Panicum virgatum strain AP13 chromosome 9N, P.virgatum_v5, whole genome shotgun sequence genome encodes the following:
- the LOC120689637 gene encoding nuclear transport factor 2 codes for MAASPTASSSSAPTAAAAAVAAEATDGPVLSVVSKRLRALRKKYNRITQMEESLAAGKTLNREQEEVLRSKPVVAALIEELERLRAPLASAVAEELSSRPAPAAAAASSSDSDSSIQDLLALVYFGSLFDVKLQQDFATTMVARTHERNCCITYDYVTDDAADLLVEADLDAVSTLASLAASRPAAAVGVSHRDALHACAHHARLWLCRADEPIHPDSTITYAGVRAKLERIMSSDYYTARTEIRATEDLAASVGSYGPGKAQESTVVPPQAPEAVEESMAVEGHKDEKEESQATEIYTDNQAPAVDAQHVDDDALVNPIDEVPSAEAEQERFEADLEDQEQKDQQFVQRRSYQNQRGGGRGGRRGYPNGRGGRGGRGGGYQNGRGGGAGGFQNGRGGGGGYYYDSGYYQLRNYNNRGRGGRSSGGSSYYNNHGGGVQGGGHGNPGRVELGANA; via the exons ATGGCCGCCTCCCCCActgcctcttcctcctccgctcccaccgccgcggcggccgcggtcgcAGCCGAGGCCACCGATGGGCCGGTGCTTAGCGTGGTATCGAAGCGCCTCCGCGCGCTGCGGAAGAAGTACAACCGCATCACGCAGATGGAGGAgtcgctcgccgccggcaagaCGCTCAACCGCGAGCAGGAGGAGGTGCTCCGCTCCAAgcccgtcgtcgccgccctGATCGAAGAGCTCGAGCGCCTCCGCGccccgctcgcctccgccgtcgccgaggaGCTCTCCTCGcgccccgctcccgccgccgccgccgcttcctcctccgactcGGATTCGTCCATCCAGGACCTCCTCGCGCTCGTCTACTTCGGCTCCCTCTTCGACGTCAAGCTGCAGCAAGACTTCGCCACCACAATGGTCGCTCGCACGCACGAGCGGAACTGCTGCATCACCTATGATTACGTCACGGATGATGCGGCGGACCTGCTCGTGGAGGCCGATCTGGATGCTGTTTCTACACTTGCATCCCTCGCCGCGTCGCGCCCTGCTGCTGCGGTTGGAGTCTCCCACCGCGATGCCCTCCATGCTTGTGCCCACCATGCCCGCCTATGGCTCTGCCGTGCGGATGAGCCCATCCACCCTGACTCCACCATCACTT ATGCTGGGGTGAGGGCAAAGCTGGAAAGGATCATGTCATCGGACTACTACACAGCACGGACAGAGATCAGAGCAACAGAGGATCTGGCTGCTTCAGTGGGGAGTTATGGACCTGGAAAGGCCCAGGAGAGCACGGTTGTGCCACCTCAGGCTCCAGAAGCAGTAGAGGAGAGCATGGCTGTTGAAGGACACAAG GATGAGAAGGAAGAATCTCAGGCTACTGAAATCTACACTGACAATCAGGCTCCTGCAGTTGATGCTCAACATGTG GATGATGATGCTCTGGTGAACCCAATTGATGAAGTCCCTTCAGCTGAAGCAGAGCAGGAGAGGTTTGAGGCTGATCTAGAGGATCAAGAACAAAAAGACCAACAGTTCGTCCAGCGTCGGTCTTACCAGAATCAGCGTGGTGGTGGTCGTGGGGGCAGAAGGGGATACCCTAATGGCCGTGGCGGACGTGGGGGCCGAGGTGGTGGGTACCAGaatggccgtggcggcggcgccggtggatTTCAGAATggccgtggtggcggcggcgggtactACTATGATTCCGGGTACTACCAACTGAGGAACTACAACAACAGAGGCCGCGGTGGCCGCTCGAGTGGTGGCAGCTCTTACTACAACAACCATGGTGGAGGTGTGCAGGGAGGCGGCCATGGGAATCCTGGGAGGGTTGAGCTGGGTGCAAACGCCTAG